In the Gossypium raimondii isolate GPD5lz chromosome 9, ASM2569854v1, whole genome shotgun sequence genome, one interval contains:
- the LOC105798439 gene encoding 30S ribosomal protein S21, chloroplastic isoform X2 gives MATWLSLSKFLSSFLPSIPPPPPPPPPKAPLLNNLSLSSQKPKSTLLSLSAQEDQSPSSSTELSSVICPSLAYSNTLFFKSAYNVQVIVDDNEPEEKLLNRFRREVMKAGVIQECKRRRFHENKQDEKKRKSREAAKRNRRRFYWFLI, from the exons ATGGCTACTTGGCTCTCTCTTTCCAAGTTCCTCTCCTCCTTTTTGCCTTCCATTCCTCCACCACCACCGCCGCCGCCGCCCAAAGCGCCTCTTCTCAACAACCTTTCACTCTCATCCCAAAAGCCCAAAAGCACTCTCCTTTCGTTGTCAGCTCAAGAGGATCAATCTCCTTCATCATCAACTGAATTGTCATCAGTTATATGCCCTTCCCTTGCATATTCGAATACTCTTTTCTTCAAATCAGCTTACAACGTTCAGGTTATTGTGGATGATAATGAACCTGAAGAAAAGCTGCTTAACAGGTTCAGAAGGGAGGTGATGAAAGCTGGTGTTATTCAAGAGTGTAAAAGAAGAAGGTTCCATGAGAATAAGCAAGATGAGAAGAAACGTAAGTCACGCGAGGCTGCTAAGCGGAATCGTAGAAG GTTTTATTGGTTCTTGATTTGa
- the LOC105798439 gene encoding 30S ribosomal protein S21, chloroplastic isoform X1, whose protein sequence is MATWLSLSKFLSSFLPSIPPPPPPPPPKAPLLNNLSLSSQKPKSTLLSLSAQEDQSPSSSTELSSVICPSLAYSNTLFFKSAYNVQVIVDDNEPEEKLLNRFRREVMKAGVIQECKRRRFHENKQDEKKRKSREAAKRNRRRRPQARYSQLSKQEESSKKDEDDEDNWDMPDADFPY, encoded by the exons ATGGCTACTTGGCTCTCTCTTTCCAAGTTCCTCTCCTCCTTTTTGCCTTCCATTCCTCCACCACCACCGCCGCCGCCGCCCAAAGCGCCTCTTCTCAACAACCTTTCACTCTCATCCCAAAAGCCCAAAAGCACTCTCCTTTCGTTGTCAGCTCAAGAGGATCAATCTCCTTCATCATCAACTGAATTGTCATCAGTTATATGCCCTTCCCTTGCATATTCGAATACTCTTTTCTTCAAATCAGCTTACAACGTTCAGGTTATTGTGGATGATAATGAACCTGAAGAAAAGCTGCTTAACAGGTTCAGAAGGGAGGTGATGAAAGCTGGTGTTATTCAAGAGTGTAAAAGAAGAAGGTTCCATGAGAATAAGCAAGATGAGAAGAAACGTAAGTCACGCGAGGCTGCTAAGCGGAATCGTAGAAG GCGTCCCCAAGCAAGATACTCGCAACTGAGCAAACAAGAAGAATCTTCAAAGAAGGACGAGGATGACGAAGATAACTGGGACATGCCCGATGCAGACTTTCCCTATTGA
- the LOC105798438 gene encoding uridine/cytidine kinase UKL1, chloroplastic, translating to MPEETNSIDYIMEKASGPHFSGLRSPTAASVSSSAFADANAPRQPFVIGVSGGTASGKTTVCDMIIQQLHDHRVVLVNQDSFYRGLNTEELKRVHEYNFDHPDAFDTEQLLECVEKLKSGQSVQVPIYDFKQHRRSSDSFRQVNASDVIILEGILVFHDQRVRNLMNMKIFVDTDADVRLARRIRRDTVERGRDVNSVLEQYAKFVKPAFDDFVLPSKKYADVIIPRGGDNHVAIDLIVQHIRTKLGEHDLCKIYPNVYVIQSTFQIRGMHTLIRDRDISKHDFVFYSDRLIRLVVEHGLGHLPFTEKQVITPTASIYTGVDFCKKLCGVSIIRSGESMENALRACCKGIKIGKILIHRDGDDGKQLIYEKLPKDISERHVLLLDPVLGTGNSANQAIELLIQKGVPESHIIFLNLISAPEGIHCVCKRFPSLKIVTSEIDVALNEEFRVIPGMGEFGDRYFGTDD from the exons aTGCCGGAGGAGACGAATTCCATAGACTACATTATGGAGAAGGCATCGGGGCCTCACTTCTCCGGCCTCCGTAGTCCGACCGCCGCCTCTGTCTCTTCCTCCGCTTTCGCCGACGCCAACGCTCCTCGTCAGCCCTTCGTCATCG GTGTTTCTGGAGGTACAGCTTCAGGTAAAACGACAGTCTGTGACATGATCATCCAACAGCTCCACGATCACCGCGTTGTTCTTGTCAATCAG GATTCGTTTTATCGTGGTTTAAATACTGAAGAGTTAAAACGCGTGCACGAGTATAATTTTGATCACCCTG ATGCTTTTGATACTGAGCAGCTTCTGGAATGTGTTGAGAAGCTTAAAAGTGGGCAATCTGTTCAGGTCCCGATCTATGATTTTAAGCAACATCGTCGTTCTTCGGATAGTTTCCGACAG GTTAATGCTTCTGATGTCATAATTTTGGAAGGAATTCTTGTTTTCCATGACCAGCGTGTCAGGAACCTTATGAATATGAAGATTTTTGTTGATACAG ATGCTGATGTGAGGCTTGCTCGTAGAATAAGACGAGATACAGTTGAGAGGGGTAGGGATGTAAACTCTGTTCTTGAACAA TACGCGAAGTTTGTCAAGCCTGCATTTGATGATTTTGTTCTGCCATCAAAGAAATATGCTGATGTCATCATCCCCCGAGGAGGTGATAATCATGTTGCGATTGATTTGATTGTGCAACATATCCGCACTAAGCTTGGTGAGCATGACCTCTGCAAAATATATCCCAATGTGTATGTAATCCAGTCAACATTTCAG ATTAGAGGAATGCATACTTTGATTAGAGACAGGGATATTTCTAAGCATGATTTTGTCTTCTATTCAGATCGGCTTATTCGTCTG GTGGTGGAGCATGGTCTTGGACATTTGCCTTTCACCGAGAAGCAAGTAATAACGCCAACAG CATCGATATATACTGGGGTTGATTTTTGCAAAAAGTTGTGTGGTGTTTCCATTATTAGAAG tGGTGAAAGCATGGAAAATGCATTACGTGCATGTTGCAAAGGAATAAAAATTGGCAAAATTCTGATTCACCGTGATGGAGATGATGGGAAACAG CTTATCTATGAGAAGCTTCCCAAGGATATTTCCGAACGACATGTCCTCCTTCTGGATCCGGTTCTTGGTACAG GGAATTCTGCGAACCAGGCCATTGAACTACTGATACAGAAAGGAGTTCCGGAATCTCACATTATATTCCTGAACCTCATCTCT gCGCCTGAAGGAATCCATTGTGTTTGCAAACGGTTCCCATCATTGAAAATCGTCACTTCAGAGATTGATGTTGCACTAAATGAGGAATTCCGTGTTATACCAGGGATGGGTGAGTTTGGGGATCGTTACTTTGGCACTGATGACTGA